From the Arctopsyche grandis isolate Sample6627 chromosome 11, ASM5162203v2, whole genome shotgun sequence genome, one window contains:
- the LOC143918993 gene encoding uncharacterized protein LOC143918993: MVISNRIGSDVTQSSKNQKILQSRTPTKIGEDYEGYLAMLFILRGAINKYRYKVGVQIDQAYKFDDLLFLYERGGKRYSRCLQAKHTTEKKKIDSMNLLTIEQSDFSLVKYFFSFKDMTREDYFRDITQDQLIVYTNFQLNVDSSIGSKMKLSELWQPFESIKINDKICKLIHLLEQVNDSDNLLDVNKNDSQRYRFNKEFVQMLKSKANEYNITRLAQAFKDWLTGKKVLKDVECFIRPYWKFLTEEVLDATDKKIREDFLQAEKKHLSKEAKIFHKKLLEDMDRKNKQNVKKKHQNNELTLDILNKMAGKIEEYPTWEVDVHIRFDDVIKIEEIESFLGLFVMAVCQPNHSELKEIIKADIRQDQYRKYGGDDFYTEDDIDRYVEEIFNHFHADVFKWKDSETDRKKRNNKVTKECYMSDENGKQFLQNQWKEVKFDVRQPVTSFTGRDYELEALHANICRGKTVKSQTRVICGAPGMGKTELIRGYIQKNSRRYENKVLWIDGRSSESIEN, encoded by the exons atggtTATTTCAAACAG AATCGGCTCTGATGTGACCCAAAGTTCAAAAAATCAAA aAATATTGCAATCGAGAACTCCCACAAAGATAGGTGAAGATTATGAAGGATACTTGGCCATGCTGTTTATACTGAGAGGAGCTATCAACAAGTACAGATACAAAGTAGGTGTCCAAATTGATCAAGCATACAAGTTTGACGATCTGCTCTTTCTATACGAAAGGGGAGGTAAAAGGTATAGCAGGTGTTTGCAGGCTAAGCATACGACTGAGAAAAAGAAAATCGATTCGATGAATCTGTTAACGATCGAGCAGAGCGACTTTAGCTTAGTCAAGTACTTTTTTTCGTTCAAGGATATGACGAGGGAGGATTATTTCAGAGACATTACACAGGACCAACTCATCGTTTATACGAATTTCCAGCTTAATGTTGATAGCAGTATAGGCTCCAAAATGAAACTTTCAGAATTGTGGCAACCtttcgaatcaatcaaaatcaatgATAAAATTTGTAAACTCATTCATCTGCTGGAACAAGTAAACGACTCGGATAATCTTCTCGACGTGAATAAGAATGATTCACAACGATACAGATTCAACAAAGAATTCGTTCAAATGTTAAAGTCCAAAGCAAATGAATACAATATCACCAGATTGGCACAGGCGTTCAAAGATTGGCTGACGGGTAAAAAGGTATTGAAAGACGTGGAGTGCTTCATCAGACCTTATTGGAAGTTTTTGACTGAAGAGGTACTAGACGCAACCGATAAAAAAATTCGCGAAGATTTTCTACAAGCGGAAAAGAAACACTTGTCGAAAGAAGCTaagatttttcataaaaaattattGGAAGACATGGATCGAAAGAATAAGCAAAACGTCAAGAAAAAACACCAAAATAATGAACTGACCCtagatattttaaacaaaatggcGGGTAAAATCGAAGAATACCCGACGTGGGAAGTTGACGTTCATATCCGATTCGATGATGTGATCAAAATCGAAGAAATCGAATCTTTCTTGGGGCTGTTCGTAATGGCTGTATGTCAACCCAACCATAGTGAGTTGAAGGAAATTATCAAAGCTGACATTCGTCAAGATCAGTACAGAAAATACGGCGGTGACGACTTTTACACAGAAGATGATATCGACAGGTACGTGGAGGAAATCTTCAATCATTTTCACGCCGATGTGTTCAAATGGAAAGACTCCGAAACGGATAGAAAGAAACGAAACAACAAAGTCACAAAGGAATGTTATATGAGTGATGAAAACGGAAAACAATTTCTGCAGAATCAATGGAAGGAGGTAAAGTTTGACGTTCGACAGCCCGTGACATCCTTCACGGGGAGGGATTATGAATTAGAAGCTTTGCATGCGAACATTTGCAGAGGAAAAACTGTGAAATCACAGACGAGAGTCATCTGTGGAGCTCCTGGAATGGGTAAAACGGAATTGATTCGtggatatatacaaaaaaatagtcGCAGATATGAAAATAAAGTGCTCTGGATAGATGGGCGATCTAGCGAATCTATCGAAAATTAA